The proteins below are encoded in one region of Flammeovirga kamogawensis:
- a CDS encoding monovalent cation/H(+) antiporter subunit G, whose protein sequence is MSDFLTTLLIMIGVGLLFLVPSAFIGGKVMLTIVTLLLTGISSYLLLYGKALGKSFANSTTPTSIDLEIIILFLSFAALYTFIAYGSFCLRQVTYGIDGYKIQLLFWFVILIGYPTYLFVSAAVNLYNVQKKNYTTDIIIVHAIDFPILIDRIKFFDSKSNKASSVSYRFHENDRKMKQVEGFSADNEQMRYQRYYTQLSPTLIPIGFDSFELSWYSISESRFYKDIFPIDQKKLKIDENYDGYLTISDLLINILPDGNVDVLKKEYTNYTHLGAYFDVAFTPVDGQSIDTIWKKHSQVDEQSINYSNLNIDFERLKAGTVRNLSPEEILSFRSVYAYGVEIELLQKEETISEFKDITVVDFYLNQYSRSSKFLKKISTTPLPSLIRVKHIDNKDQYHWITIMFDKKELLKQFESFSKTHKNDVSFKIVINPSTLKKSTVWLQSNDDKIALDNWSIIKR, encoded by the coding sequence ATGTCTGACTTTCTTACTACACTTCTTATCATGATTGGTGTAGGACTTCTATTTCTTGTTCCATCTGCATTTATTGGAGGTAAAGTAATGCTAACAATTGTCACTTTACTCTTAACTGGAATTAGCAGTTATCTGCTCTTATATGGGAAGGCCTTGGGTAAATCTTTTGCTAATAGTACTACTCCAACTTCTATAGACCTTGAGATAATAATTCTGTTTCTTTCCTTTGCAGCTCTGTATACTTTTATTGCTTATGGTTCTTTTTGTCTTAGACAGGTAACTTATGGTATTGATGGCTATAAAATTCAATTACTTTTTTGGTTTGTTATACTGATAGGTTACCCTACATATTTGTTTGTTAGTGCTGCTGTGAACCTATATAATGTTCAGAAAAAAAATTATACTACTGATATTATTATAGTACATGCCATAGATTTCCCTATACTAATTGACCGAATAAAATTCTTTGATTCTAAATCAAATAAAGCATCTTCTGTGTCTTATAGATTTCATGAAAATGATAGAAAGATGAAACAAGTTGAAGGCTTTAGTGCTGACAACGAACAGATGCGATATCAAAGATATTATACACAATTGAGTCCTACTTTAATTCCAATCGGGTTCGATTCTTTTGAGTTATCTTGGTACTCAATATCAGAAAGTAGATTCTATAAAGACATTTTTCCAATAGATCAGAAAAAATTAAAAATAGATGAGAACTACGATGGATATTTAACTATTAGTGACCTGTTGATTAATATATTACCTGATGGAAATGTAGATGTATTAAAAAAGGAGTATACAAATTATACTCATTTAGGGGCTTATTTTGATGTTGCTTTTACTCCCGTTGATGGACAAAGTATTGATACTATTTGGAAAAAACACTCACAAGTTGATGAACAAAGTATAAATTATAGTAATTTGAATATTGATTTTGAACGTTTAAAAGCAGGAACAGTTAGAAACCTATCTCCAGAAGAAATATTGAGTTTTAGAAGTGTATATGCTTATGGAGTTGAGATTGAATTACTACAAAAAGAGGAAACTATTTCTGAATTTAAAGATATAACAGTTGTTGATTTTTATTTAAATCAATATTCAAGATCTTCTAAATTTTTAAAGAAAATAAGCACTACACCATTACCAAGCTTAATTAGGGTTAAACATATAGACAACAAAGATCAATATCACTGGATAACTATTATGTTTGATAAGAAAGAGTTACTCAAACAATTTGAATCTTTTTCTAAAACACATAAAAATGATGTCTCTTTTAAGATCGTAATAAATCCTTCAACTTTAAAAAAAAGTACGGTTTGGTTACAATCTAATGATGATAAAATAGCTTTAGATAATTGGTCTATTATTAAGAGGTAA
- a CDS encoding alpha/beta hydrolase, translating into MKHFNILLFLLILLVSCKDKENTRIIFFIHNRFIENHNLNEEHPEYGKAEYKEIISKFEESGFTVLSEKRSRNTDSYNYAKKIVDHIEILIEEGIPAKNITIVGTSKGGYIAQYVSTYANNPNLNFVFVASFTNADIKSLPEINYCGNILTIYEKTDPYGESAIERVKTSNCNINHFKEIALNTGLKHGFQFKAMDQWLDPIIKWSNGNYD; encoded by the coding sequence ATGAAACATTTCAATATTCTACTATTTCTATTAATCTTATTGGTCTCATGTAAAGACAAGGAGAATACAAGAATAATATTTTTTATACATAATCGCTTTATTGAAAACCATAACTTAAATGAAGAACATCCAGAGTATGGTAAAGCTGAGTACAAGGAGATAATTAGTAAGTTCGAAGAAAGTGGTTTTACAGTACTAAGTGAGAAGAGATCTAGAAATACGGATTCTTATAATTATGCTAAAAAGATTGTGGATCATATTGAAATTTTAATTGAAGAAGGAATACCAGCAAAAAATATAACAATTGTAGGCACTTCAAAAGGTGGGTATATAGCACAATATGTTTCGACTTATGCTAATAATCCTAATTTGAATTTTGTTTTTGTAGCAAGTTTTACAAATGCAGATATTAAGTCATTACCTGAAATCAATTACTGTGGTAATATATTAACTATATATGAAAAAACAGATCCTTATGGAGAATCTGCAATTGAAAGAGTAAAAACTTCAAATTGTAATATTAATCATTTTAAAGAAATAGCGTTAAATACTGGTTTAAAACACGGCTTTCAATTTAAAGCAATGGATCAATGGTTAGACCCAATAATAAAGTGGTCTAATGGGAACTACGATTAA
- a CDS encoding GNAT family N-acetyltransferase, with protein sequence MHKGVAHACYTPITIDEAPDLKCYVLAPLAVLPEFQRKGLATQLMDLVEKELQPDVVFIAGEKHHYGRRYNTPHKIGLPVKSEMPLENWFAKEFKAGILQGIVSNTTVTGPYSNPKQWAHPSEQF encoded by the coding sequence ATTCATAAAGGGGTTGCTCATGCATGTTATACGCCAATCACGATAGATGAGGCACCTGATTTGAAATGTTATGTATTAGCTCCATTAGCAGTACTGCCAGAATTCCAAAGGAAAGGTTTAGCAACCCAATTAATGGATTTAGTAGAAAAAGAACTACAACCCGATGTAGTATTTATTGCTGGAGAGAAACATCATTACGGAAGAAGATACAATACACCTCATAAAATAGGCTTACCAGTAAAATCTGAAATGCCTTTAGAAAATTGGTTCGCTAAAGAATTTAAAGCAGGAATACTTCAGGGAATCGTATCAAATACAACCGTTACAGGTCCTTATTCAAATCCTAAGCAATGGGCACACCCATCTGAACAA